One stretch of Arachis hypogaea cultivar Tifrunner chromosome 20, arahy.Tifrunner.gnm2.J5K5, whole genome shotgun sequence DNA includes these proteins:
- the LOC140182916 gene encoding uncharacterized protein translates to MWKALHEGLPVKVKLHSRIPSISPICPRCNEQEETVVHCLWMCPDSKEAWRLAGLPSLTREVETWKWWLEFQNSIAGGSNTVEKQELAVNLTWQNWKARNELIFEQRRKTPWICLEEARRTASERPRKC, encoded by the coding sequence ATGTGGAAAGCCCTCCATGAAGGATTACCTGTGAAAGTGAAGCTCCACTCAAGAATCCCTTCAATCAGTCCAATTTGTCCTCGGTGCAACGAGCAAGAAGAAACAGTGGTACATTGTTTATGGATGTGCCCGGACTCGAAGGAAGCATGGAGACTAGCTGGACTTCCATCACTGACTCGCGAAGTAGAAACCTGGAAATGGTGGCTCGAATTTCAAAACAGCATCGCAGGAGGCAGTAACACGGTGGAGAAGCAGGAATTGGCAGTGAATCTTACCTGGCAGAACTGGAAAGCTAGGAATGAGTTGATATTCGAGCAGCGAAGGAAGACTCCATGGATATGTCTTGAAGAAGCTCGAAGGACAGCAAGTGAGAGACCAAGAAAATGTTAA